From the genome of Plectropomus leopardus isolate mb chromosome 13, YSFRI_Pleo_2.0, whole genome shotgun sequence, one region includes:
- the mrps17 gene encoding 28S ribosomal protein S17, mitochondrial yields the protein MLVHARWIIGRVIGTKMHKTAKVRVTRLVMDPYLLKYYNKRKTYFAHDALQQCTVGDVVLLKALPQPRSKHVKHELSEIVHKVGRVVDPLTGKRVEASEYMEPLTDLQLSLGEDATLSEKLQQLNISAASSGAESPPAQTPSS from the exons ATGTTGGTCCATGCTAGATGGATCATCGGCAGAGTCATAGGGaccaaaatgcacaaaactgCCAAAGTGAGAGTCACAAGGCTGGTGATGGACCCTTACCTGCTCAAG TACTACAACAAGAGGAAGACCTACTTTGCCCATGATGCTTTGCAACAGTGCACTGTGGGAGATGTCGTCCTTCTCAAGGCTCTGCCTCAGCCCAGGTCCAAGCACGTGAAGCATGAACTGTCTGAGATAGTGCATAAAGTCGGCCGGGTGGTCGACCCACTGACAGGAAAGAGAGTTGAAGCTAGTGAGTATATGGAGCCTCTGACTGACCTTCAGCTCAGCCTGGGAGAGGACGCGACGTTATCAGAAAAACTGCAGCAGCTCAACATCTCTGCCGCCTCCAGTGGAGCTGAATCCCCACCAGCACAAACTCCATCTTCATGA